In Pseudanabaena yagii GIHE-NHR1, the following proteins share a genomic window:
- a CDS encoding SH3 domain-containing protein, with the protein MKSVKICSLILAEITALITFVPQFTASASAQSVTDKSCVADVIGEDIGSQVNIRSGAGTIFSVIGTVSVGNRVIVVNDDQDKSGVVSPFKRTDSQGDVWYLTTRLRQSPYKGWIRADFLKLNCPYP; encoded by the coding sequence ATGAAATCTGTGAAAATTTGCTCTCTAATACTTGCAGAGATCACCGCTTTAATTACTTTTGTGCCGCAATTTACTGCCAGTGCCAGCGCTCAATCTGTTACCGATAAAAGCTGTGTTGCCGATGTCATCGGAGAAGATATCGGTTCACAGGTGAATATTCGTTCTGGCGCAGGTACTATTTTTAGTGTGATTGGCACTGTATCGGTAGGTAATCGTGTAATTGTAGTCAATGATGATCAAGACAAAAGTGGCGTTGTATCTCCCTTTAAGCGCACCGATAGCCAAGGGGATGTTTGGTATCTCACAACGAGATTGAGACAAAGTCCTTACAAAGGATGGATAAGAGCCGATTTCTTAAAACTAAATTGTCCTTATCCTTAA
- the ispD gene encoding 2-C-methyl-D-erythritol 4-phosphate cytidylyltransferase — MTCYLLIPAAGSGKRMGADRNKLLLPLLDKPILQWTLEAAIASPAISWIGVIAQPHDYPEFQKIFNRLNTTKPIRLIQGGDTRQASVFNGLKALPTDGDRVLIHDGARCLATPELFDRCDESLQTMQGFIAAVPVKDTIKIVDGQTIVDTPNRDHLWAAQTPQGFQVDLLKNAHLTAVDLGWEVTDDAALFEKVGLEVKIVMGEETNLKVTTPQDLAIAEFILKQRQS; from the coding sequence ATGACCTGTTATTTATTAATTCCTGCGGCGGGTAGTGGCAAACGCATGGGAGCCGATCGCAATAAATTGCTATTGCCCCTACTCGACAAACCAATTTTGCAATGGACTCTCGAAGCAGCGATCGCATCTCCAGCGATTTCTTGGATTGGTGTCATCGCTCAACCCCATGACTATCCTGAGTTTCAGAAAATATTTAATAGACTCAATACCACCAAACCGATTCGCCTCATCCAAGGGGGAGATACGCGCCAAGCTTCCGTATTTAATGGATTAAAAGCCTTACCAACTGATGGCGATCGCGTCTTAATTCATGATGGAGCGAGATGTCTAGCAACTCCTGAACTGTTTGATCGCTGTGATGAGTCTTTGCAGACGATGCAGGGCTTTATCGCTGCTGTGCCAGTTAAGGACACGATTAAAATTGTCGATGGGCAAACCATTGTCGATACACCCAATCGCGATCATCTCTGGGCAGCCCAAACTCCTCAGGGTTTTCAAGTGGATTTACTCAAAAATGCCCATCTGACAGCCGTTGATTTAGGTTGGGAAGTCACTGATGATGCGGCTTTATTTGAGAAGGTTGGTTTAGAAGTGAAAATTGTGATGGGTGAAGAAACTAATCTCAAGGTTACAACTCCTCAAGATTTAGCGATCGCTGAATTTATTTTGAAACAGCGCCAATCATAA
- a CDS encoding peroxiredoxin, translated as MSVEVGQKAPDFTLPSDRGDITLSRYEGKANVVLAFYPGDFSPLCTSEMQCFADDWTKFREAGAEILGISTDPIDKHISFSKKLGLQFPLLSDRNQEVCKKYGVAGLFGSKRAYCIIDIHGIVRYKHIEFLPVFKREDSELLVVLRSLKS; from the coding sequence ATGTCTGTCGAAGTCGGTCAAAAAGCTCCAGATTTTACTTTGCCTAGCGATCGCGGCGACATTACCCTCAGCCGCTATGAAGGTAAAGCCAATGTTGTACTTGCCTTTTATCCGGGGGACTTTTCTCCACTCTGCACTAGTGAGATGCAATGCTTTGCCGATGATTGGACAAAGTTTCGTGAAGCTGGGGCAGAGATTCTCGGTATTAGTACTGACCCCATTGATAAGCATATTTCTTTTTCTAAAAAGTTAGGTTTGCAGTTTCCCCTCCTCAGCGATCGCAATCAAGAGGTCTGCAAGAAATATGGTGTAGCTGGTTTATTTGGTAGTAAACGAGCCTACTGCATTATTGATATTCATGGCATCGTACGTTATAAACACATTGAATTTTTACCAGTTTTCAAGCGTGAAGATTCGGAACTCTTAGTCGTATTGAGAAGTCTTAAATCTTAA
- a CDS encoding DUF2839 domain-containing protein: MGESKRRKDVLGENYGKAEPIASWIPFVTKDKAEAFVKVSTQGAWYGIGVTVAIWVTIRFIGPAFGWWHLAD; this comes from the coding sequence ATGGGTGAGTCAAAGCGCCGCAAAGATGTGTTGGGTGAGAACTATGGTAAAGCTGAGCCGATCGCCTCTTGGATACCCTTTGTAACCAAAGATAAAGCCGAAGCATTTGTAAAAGTTTCCACACAGGGGGCATGGTATGGCATTGGTGTCACTGTAGCCATTTGGGTAACGATCCGCTTTATTGGTCCCGCCTTTGGCTGGTGGCACTTGGCTGACTAA